The proteins below are encoded in one region of Paenibacillus albus:
- the map gene encoding type I methionyl aminopeptidase, with protein sequence MIHYKTDEQLRLIRKAGRIVAACHKEIAARIKPGVSTLEINRFADAYMRRYGARPAQIGYKGYPYATCASVCDAVCHGFPTAVPLKEGQIVTIDMVAELDGWMADSAWTYAVGRVSPEIQKLMKLTKQALYRGIAQAVDGKRLGDIGFAVQQIADREGYSVVEEFIGHGIGRRMHEDPQVLHRGKPGTGKWLRKGMVITIEPIFVMGGPHVNIGSDGWTVRTVDGSWGAQFEHTVAVMDGEPIILTR encoded by the coding sequence ATGATCCACTACAAGACGGATGAACAGCTGCGCTTGATTCGTAAGGCTGGGCGCATCGTTGCGGCTTGCCATAAGGAGATCGCAGCGCGGATCAAGCCTGGCGTGTCGACGCTGGAGATCAACCGATTCGCAGATGCTTATATGCGCAGATATGGCGCGAGGCCGGCACAGATCGGGTATAAAGGATATCCTTATGCAACCTGCGCATCTGTCTGTGATGCCGTATGCCATGGCTTTCCGACGGCAGTTCCGCTCAAAGAAGGGCAGATCGTGACGATTGATATGGTGGCGGAGCTGGACGGATGGATGGCGGATTCGGCATGGACCTACGCTGTCGGCAGGGTAAGTCCGGAGATTCAGAAGCTCATGAAATTGACGAAGCAGGCGCTCTACCGGGGCATTGCGCAGGCAGTGGATGGTAAGCGGCTCGGCGACATCGGCTTTGCGGTGCAGCAGATCGCTGACCGAGAAGGGTACTCGGTTGTGGAGGAGTTTATCGGACACGGAATCGGACGGAGAATGCACGAGGACCCGCAAGTGCTTCACCGCGGCAAGCCGGGCACAGGCAAATGGCTGCGTAAAGGGATGGTTATTACAATCGAGCCGATCTTCGTTATGGGTGGCCCGCATGTGAACATCGGCAGTGACGGCTGGACCGTACGTACGGTAGACGGCTCATGGGGCGCGCAATTTGAGCATACGGTTGCGGTAATGGACGGGGAGCCGATTATTCTGACAAGGTGA